DNA from Acidobacteriota bacterium:
CTTCCTGGTCCTGCAGCACGTCTCCGGGATCGAGCCCCGGACGCTTCTCACGAACGACAACGCGATGCAGGCGTTCGGTTCGCTCTGCTTCGTCATCATCGGCGTGGGGATGTACCGGGGCAGAAGCGAGCTCACCTCGGCGGCCTGACGGCCGTCCGCAGACGCGGGCGTTGCTTGACAGTCCGCACCTTCCGGTGCAGTATCCGGCCTCCCGGAGCCATTCCGGCCCGTTCCACCCGCACCGCGTCATGAACTCACCGGCCAGCACTTTCGCCTTCGTCGCTGCCTCCGTCGCTCCCGCGACCGGAGTCGTGGCGACTTCCTGGTGGGCTCACGGTCACGGCAAGGGCTGAACCCGGGCCAGGTCCCGGTACGCACGGTCCGGGACGAGGGTACTCAAGAAGGCCTCCTTTCGGATCGAAGGAGGTCTTCCCGTTTGAACCCGACAACCGACGAACCCCGAACCGCCACCCCTACGGAGGTCGCACGGAGCGCGACTTCTACGGAGGTCGCAGCGAGTGCGACTTCTACGGAGGTCGCAGCGAGTGCGACGTTGGTAGCGTCGTTGACGGAGGCGCCCAGCGCGTCCGGCGACGAGGTGCGCGTGCTCTCGGAGCAGGCAGATTGTCTGGAGGTGCGCGCGGATCTGGTCGGTGATGTCGGCGTCGAGTGGCTCCGGGAACGCTTCGCGGGGGAGCTCCTCTACACGCTGCGGAGCGAAGCGGAAGGCGGCCGCGGAACGGTCGAGCCGGAACGGCGGGCGGCGGTGCTCTCCGCGGCGCAGGGATACGACCTCGTTGACATCGAGGCGGACCGCGATCTCGGCACAACCATCCTGGAAGCTGTCGAACCCCGGCGTCGTCTGGTGTCGTGGCACGGCCGGGCGCGGAACGTGAAGGTCCTGCGGGGCCGCTTGAGACAGGTCTCCGGAGTCGAGGCGCGGCTCTACAAGCTCGTCACGGAAGCACGGGACTCCGGGGACGAGCTCTTGCCCCTCGAACTGCTGCTCGGCGCGCGCCGGAACGACATCGCCGCCTTCTCCATGGGCGCTGTCGGTGCCTGGACCCGGTTGGTGGCGCCGCGTCTCGGCGCGCCGTGGATCTACGGCGCCGCGGGGCCGCTGGCGGCGGCGCCCGGCCAGCCGTCCATTGAACGGTTGCGGGCAGACTACGGTTTACCGAACCTCCACCGGGCATCGCGGCTGTTCGGCGTCGTCGGCCATCCGGCGGCGCACAGCCTGTCGCCCAGGCTCCACAACGCCGGCTACCGCGACCGCGGCGAGGAGGCCCTCTACGTCGCCTTCGACGCGCCGGACTTCGAGAGCTTCTGGCGCGAGGTCGCGCTCTCCGACT
Protein-coding regions in this window:
- a CDS encoding type I 3-dehydroquinate dehydratase; translated protein: MTEAPSASGDEVRVLSEQADCLEVRADLVGDVGVEWLRERFAGELLYTLRSEAEGGRGTVEPERRAAVLSAAQGYDLVDIEADRDLGTTILEAVEPRRRLVSWHGRARNVKVLRGRLRQVSGVEARLYKLVTEARDSGDELLPLELLLGARRNDIAAFSMGAVGAWTRLVAPRLGAPWIYGAAGPLAAAPGQPSIERLRADYGLPNLHRASRLFGVVGHPAAHSLSPRLHNAGYRDRGEEALYVAFDAPDFESFWREVALSDFFDRAGLPLSGLSVTAPHKAAALAAASEAGELARGTQGANTLLPGRNGAAAGQWRAESTDPEGVVGPLRRGGIDPRGRDAVVIGAGGAGRAAALGLAAAGARVVLANRTESTGRAAAESLGVVFVPLEELEPGEFDVVVNATSLGQRNDDPPPCDPAALRASAAAVELVYGGGPTPWSRALAARGLVVIGGREVLLHQGLSQFEAMTGRALPFEVGAAALGLEAQP